The DNA segment CTGCATCTCTAGCAGTTTTAGCTACATGTATATCAACAAAATCCGACGGTAAATCGCCAGACATCACCCAATAGGTTTTGGCCGAAGGACGCTTAGATTCCATTTTCCAAATCGCTAAATAAGGCGCCAGATAACGGCTTTCGTCGGCCAACACTTTACTTGGGATCACCCCTTTTTCCGCTAAAAAACGGTTCGCTTTTTGAAATTGAGTTCTGACCCACTCTTGGCGCATTTTCTCCATTTCTTCTGGAGAGATTGTTGGTTGAGTCTGGTCGACAGCTTGTTCAGTCATACTTCCGTCCTATCTTATTGTTATTACGCGGCTCTCATTCTTGGGACAGCACGCGAATCATTCTAATGTCTGAGATTATCCCAGTAAAAACTGGTTTCACACTAAAAACCTTACGTTTACGTAAAGTGGAAAGCTAGATTGCCACAAATAATCTATTTATTCGGTCGTTATGCATGGTTGAGAGTATCGCTAAATGCTATGGTTCTGCAATAAATATAACGAGCTGTCGATGGGAAGTGATTCCATCGACGTTTTATTGTGTATAGCGGAGAACTTCACGTGGCTGTATTTAATCATGTATCCTTTGATGAGCATGAACAGGTC comes from the Shewanella seohaensis genome and includes:
- a CDS encoding DUF4826 family protein, which translates into the protein MTEQAVDQTQPTISPEEMEKMRQEWVRTQFQKANRFLAEKGVIPSKVLADESRYLAPYLAIWKMESKRPSAKTYWVMSGDLPSDFVDIHVAKTARDAVRHFSMMWQMQAENLIRSGAVQRDATQAKFAQLLVSRAESLYRIYNDEKLWNTNA